In Malus sylvestris chromosome 15, drMalSylv7.2, whole genome shotgun sequence, a single genomic region encodes these proteins:
- the LOC126603101 gene encoding uncharacterized protein LOC126603101 — translation MCIRGWVRTPTSTRDLSEEMSTLGQASKEILLQGNEVGSRMMHREYHVSSPAQVPLAARARHDGKQHNMGYVYNNCGTGEQDKSNRNMDRHKSRKKYKGHVAEQLRGFQLIDTTDDALRRNVANLRRSPFTDEIEQRKPSRKFNLPYFTLFKGDGDPDRHLMQNRRAMTFYANSDAFMCKILAATLQGKTQEWFHTLPPRSIRNFNELSLVFTKEYSSYRSIKKKSDHLYNMKNDPNESLCTYVKRFKAEKAKIVGCDDNIACLSF, via the exons ATGTGCATTCGAGGTTGGGTTCGCACTCCGACGAGCACTCGAGACCTTTCAGAAGAAATGTCCACACTAGGCCAAGCCAGCAAAGAGATCCTCCTACAAGGCAACGAAGTAGGTAGCCGCATGATGCACAGAGAATATCACGTGAGCAGTCCGGCTCAAGTTCCACTGGCAGCCCGCGCCCGGCACGACGGCAAACAGCACAATATGGGCTATGTGTACAATAACTGCGGCACAGGTGAGCAGGATAAGTCGAATAGGAACATGGACCG GCATAAATCTAGGAAGAAGTACAAAGGCCACGTAGCAGAGCAGCTACGCGGATTCCAGCTCATTGACACTACCGACGATGCCCTTCGTAGAAACGTGGCCAACCTAAGAAGGTCACCCTTTACAGACGAGATCGAACAAAGAAAGCCATCGCGGAAGTTCAACCTTCCATACTTCACTTTATTCAAAGGAGATGGAGATCCGGACAGACACTTGATGCAAAACCGAAGAGCCATGACCTTCTATGCCAACAGTGACGCTTTTATGTGCAAAATCTTAGCTGCGACGCTCCAAGGTAAGACGCAAGAGTGGTTCCACACCCTGCCACCACGCTCAATCCGAAACTTCAATgaactttccttggttttcactaagGAATATTCATCATaccgctcgatcaaaaagaagtctgatcaCCTCTACAACATGAAGAATGACCCGAATGAGTCACTTTGCACATATGTTAAAAGATTCAAGGCAGAGAAGGCGAAGATTGTCGGATGCGATGACAACATTGCATGCTTATCATTCTGA